A single window of Malus sylvestris chromosome 5, drMalSylv7.2, whole genome shotgun sequence DNA harbors:
- the LOC126622615 gene encoding uncharacterized protein LOC126622615: MAPFEALYGTLCHTPLCWSKVGERVLVGPEIVDETTQNIQVIKANLKAAQDRQKSIADRHFTDRVYKVGDWVFLKLSPWKGVVQFSKKGKLNPRYIRPYQIVERVGEVAYRLTLPAKLAKVHNMFHISMLRRYISNSSHVIPPQPLEINPDLTYDEVPVTILDWKEKVRRNKTVQMVKVLWRNYSVEEATWETEERM; encoded by the coding sequence ATGGCACCGTTTGAAGCGTTGTATGGGACACTGTGTCATACTCCACTTTGTTGGTCCAAGGTCGGTGAAcgagttttagtgggccctgagatcGTGGATGAGACGACACAGAACATTCAGGTGATAAAGGCTAACCTAAAAGCAGCCCAGGATCGGCAGAAGAGTATCGCAGATAGACATTTTACCGACAGAGTTTATAAGGTTGGTGATTGGGTATTCTTGAAATTATCACcgtggaaaggtgttgtgcaATTCAGCAAGAAAGGGAAACTCAACCCTAGGTACATCAGACCGTACCAAATAGTTGAAcgagttggtgaagttgcttatcgACTTACTTTGCCAGCAAAGTTGGCGAAAGTGCACAATATGTTTCACATATCAATGCTACGAAGGTACATCTCTAATTCGTCACACGTGATCCCTCCTCAGCCATTGGAGATCAATCCAGATTTGACCTATGATGAGGTTCCAGTGACTATCCTTGATTGGAAGGAAAAGGTTCGTAGGAACAAGACCGTGCAgatggtgaaagttttgtgGAGGAACTACTCGGTTgaggaagctacttgggagacggaAGAGCGTATGTGA
- the LOC126623900 gene encoding probable E3 ubiquitin-protein ligase RHY1A isoform X1: MPTVLELFYSRRSRYNRAATDPGFDSLPPPPTVDRSHNHNQSRRHHNSDGCDPLLRRTPRHFRHRSSLPLQERAPVGLEQGGTHPGSGNGVAGSSGGLSGNERLPGSVLLARERLLERLRGMPPSETRRHRALHLYGGGLLNGDDLSPLVRDSDAEILTGQPASAYSSTNLGSQIESLHLLQESNKKPPGISQEVFDCLKLEIFSSTEMGVEGLELGASQDCSICLESFMDGNKLICLPCEHRFHAACLSPWARIRGDCPYCRKVIVVDSQTAKRNT; encoded by the exons ATGCCGACCGTATTAGAGCTTTTCTACAGCCGGAGGTCTCGCTACAACCGAGCCGCCACCGATCCAGGGTTCGactctctccctcctcctccgaCCGTTGACCGAAGCCACAACCACAATCAAAGTCGCCGCCACCACAATTCTGACGGCTGCGATCCCCTCCTCCGCCGAACCCCGCGCCATTTCCGGCATCGTTCCTCCCTCCCT TTGCAGGAGCGGGCGCCGGTTGGGCTCGAGCAGGGCGGGACCCACCCGGGTTCTGGAAATGGGGTCGCCGGAAGCAGTGGCGGGTTGAGCGGGAACGAGAGGCTTCCCGGGTCTGTTTTGCTCGCCAGGGAAAGGCTGCTGGAGAGGCTGAGAGGGATGCCTCCTTCAGAAACCAG GCGGCATAGAGCATTGCATCTTTACGGTGGTGGGCTACTAAATGGTGATGACTTGAGTCCTCTTGTAAGGGATTCGGACGCTGAAATCTTGACAGGTCAGCCAGCCAGTGCCTACTCTTCGACTAACTTGGGCTCCCAAATTGAAAGCCTACATCTCTTGCAAGAATCGAACAAGAAGCCTCCAGGTATTAGTCAAGAGGTCTTTGATTGTTTGAAACTTGAGATTTTCAGTAGCACAGAAATGGGTGTTGAAGGGTTGGAGTTAGGAGCTTCTCAAGATTGTAGTATCTGTTTGGAGAGTTTTATGGATGGCAACAAGCTTATATGCTTACCTTGTGAGCATAGATTCCATGCTGCCTGCTTGAGTCCCTGGGCTCGTATTCGAGGGGACTGTCCGTACTGCCGGAAAGTGATAGTTGTAGATAGTCAAACTGCTAAAAGGAATACATAG
- the LOC126623900 gene encoding probable E3 ubiquitin-protein ligase RHY1A isoform X2, with product MPTVLELFYSRRSRYNRAATDPGFDSLPPPPTVDRSHNHNQSRRHHNSDGCDPLLRRTPRHFRHRSSLPERAPVGLEQGGTHPGSGNGVAGSSGGLSGNERLPGSVLLARERLLERLRGMPPSETRRHRALHLYGGGLLNGDDLSPLVRDSDAEILTGQPASAYSSTNLGSQIESLHLLQESNKKPPGISQEVFDCLKLEIFSSTEMGVEGLELGASQDCSICLESFMDGNKLICLPCEHRFHAACLSPWARIRGDCPYCRKVIVVDSQTAKRNT from the exons ATGCCGACCGTATTAGAGCTTTTCTACAGCCGGAGGTCTCGCTACAACCGAGCCGCCACCGATCCAGGGTTCGactctctccctcctcctccgaCCGTTGACCGAAGCCACAACCACAATCAAAGTCGCCGCCACCACAATTCTGACGGCTGCGATCCCCTCCTCCGCCGAACCCCGCGCCATTTCCGGCATCGTTCCTCCCTCCCT GAGCGGGCGCCGGTTGGGCTCGAGCAGGGCGGGACCCACCCGGGTTCTGGAAATGGGGTCGCCGGAAGCAGTGGCGGGTTGAGCGGGAACGAGAGGCTTCCCGGGTCTGTTTTGCTCGCCAGGGAAAGGCTGCTGGAGAGGCTGAGAGGGATGCCTCCTTCAGAAACCAG GCGGCATAGAGCATTGCATCTTTACGGTGGTGGGCTACTAAATGGTGATGACTTGAGTCCTCTTGTAAGGGATTCGGACGCTGAAATCTTGACAGGTCAGCCAGCCAGTGCCTACTCTTCGACTAACTTGGGCTCCCAAATTGAAAGCCTACATCTCTTGCAAGAATCGAACAAGAAGCCTCCAGGTATTAGTCAAGAGGTCTTTGATTGTTTGAAACTTGAGATTTTCAGTAGCACAGAAATGGGTGTTGAAGGGTTGGAGTTAGGAGCTTCTCAAGATTGTAGTATCTGTTTGGAGAGTTTTATGGATGGCAACAAGCTTATATGCTTACCTTGTGAGCATAGATTCCATGCTGCCTGCTTGAGTCCCTGGGCTCGTATTCGAGGGGACTGTCCGTACTGCCGGAAAGTGATAGTTGTAGATAGTCAAACTGCTAAAAGGAATACATAG